ccttctcaGGCCTCTTTGCAGGAAGACAGCAACCACTTGTTAAAACTTTTAGTCTTAAAAGGACACAAAATCTCTGAGGAGAAACTGCAGATTGCTCAGACTCAGGTTTGATATTTTGTGGCACCTGATTTCAAAACGAGGGCTGCATTTAGATCCAAAGAGGCCTCATGGCATCCTGAATTTCCCCAAACTAAGTGCTAATTACAAGGCTTTAGGCTAATTACAAGTTAGCTTCAGCCTAACTTGGCTCATGTGAAAATTGGATTCCaaactctctttccctcactgtAATAATCTGAGCCCTGCcaccattcttccttcctctatgGACAATACTCCTCATGACTGTGACTCTCTCAGATCACCTCCTGACTCCTTATGATCACTTATAGGAAACTCCTTTGTATAACATTAATTTTCCACGGTTTACTGATGGTTCttatttaaaaggtgaaaatgaTAAATATGCTGGGTATGCTTTTGCAACTCCTTTTAAAGTAATTGAGGCAACACTTTTGCCCTTGGCTGAATTGGCCAAACAGATGAATTGTATACACTTGATCACACCTGTATTTTAGCCAAAGGGAAAAACTGCAAATATCTATACTAACAGTAGGTTTGTTGGAGTAGCTCATGACTTTAGAATGCTATGGAAACAGCAAGGTGTCCTTATTTCCAGTGGAGACAAAATTAGAAATGGCTTTTATGTCCAGGAATTATTAGATGCCATACTCTTACAGACACTTTGGCCAGTATCAAGTTCCCTGTACATTTTAAACTTGATTCTCTTGAGGCTAATGGAAACCACCTTGAAGATTATTTCTGCAAATAATGCTGCTCAAAAAGGAACAACTAAACGTCTGTCTTGATCCAAAGGGATGTTCCCCCAAATGATTATCTAGAAAAATTGACTAGGGATGTCCAACAATTGgccccagaaaaggaaaaacaatattgGAAATCTACTAAACATTggttcaataaaaaaagaaaactctgtgtTGGGCTAAAAGAATAATCCAGTGCTTCCAGAGACTCTAAAGTTCCCATTACTAATTACTATACATGCAGTGAGTCATTAGTCTACTGATAAAAACCTTTATGAGCCAATACTAGTGGGTGAATATTAGCAAGGTCACAGAGTGCTTACTTTGCTTGCCCACCTGTCTAAAATATAATTCAGGAAAACCTGTCTGCACTGCTCCTCGACACTTTAAATTGCCCAGTGGACCATACGAGTTTTGgcagatggattttttttaattttaattttttatttttatttttcaatatatgaagtttattgtcacattggtttccatacaacacccagtgctcatcccaaaaggtgccctcctcaatagccatcacccaccctcccctccctcgcaccccccatcaaccctcagtttgttctcagtttttaagagtctcatgctttggctctctcccactctaacctcttttgtttttcttcccctcccccatggacttctgttaagtttctcaagatccacataagagtgaaaccatatggtatctgcctttctctgtatggcttatttcacttagcataacactctccagttccatccatgttgctacaaagggccatatttcattctttctcattgtttgGCAGATGGATTTTATTCAGCTTTCCCCATCTCATggatataaatatgtattggtaatggtttgtatattttcttaCTGGACTCCTATTTTTGTGCCTAAATTCCTATTAGAAAAGATCATCCCTACCTGCAGAATCCCTCTTGAACTTCATAATGACCAGGGAACTTGCTTCAACAGGTTTGTGCTTTTTGGCCCGTGTTGCAACACTTCCGTTGTGCTTATTACCCTCAATCCTCAGGGCTAATAGAATCCACTAACAGCATTATTAGGCAAAGTTTGTAGAGATCCTTCAAATACCCTGGCCAAAAGCACTCCCATTAGTGGTTCTAAATTTCAGGTGTACCCCTTTTGGAACTCATTAACTCTCACCCTTTGAGATAATCATAGGATGACCAATGTACTTGGCTCCTGCTGCTTTTGATCCACAGTCGGTAAAGGGGGATATCCTTTAATATTGCAAAGGCCTAATTGCTTCTGTTGAAAATAACCATATTTTAGCAGAACAATCGTTCCACAGCACACTCCCCggagacaaagactttaaatatcAACCTTGCAGCCCAGAAATTTCTCACACCTTGCAGCCCAGAAATTTCATCTATTGGAATGACATCTCCAGAAAGACTGTCTTCAACACTGATGGAAAGACCCCTATCAGGTACTGTTAACCAACTCTTGTGCTGCCAAACTTCAAAGAAAGGACCCTTGGATCCATGTGTCACATCTACAGAAAGTACCAAAACCTAACTAGATCTGCACACCAACTGATGAcctgaaaaaaaagatttctaggaATCGAAGCAAATGACAGTTGAAGGAGACAGCTTTCCCAAAATGACCAGCCCAGACCTGTATACATTTTTCTCACTGTTGCTTCTAaccttattttctcccttttttcttggCCCAATCTATTGCAGAAGAGGAAAACCTTTCCAACTATTAGATCTGTCACCAGAAATCCAATCTATTCTTCTctatttaaatatgattttttccccctgcatcCAAGGGAAACACAAATGAGTTTGATTACAGGAGGAGTTGTAAGGGATAGAGCAAAGTGAATCCTACCACCTGTCCTTGTGCTTCTGCTAAATTCACTTCCTGGATTTCAGCGTTTACATGAGTAACATGTATACCCTGGCCCTGGAGATCAGGCCAGAGTGCTCTTGGTAAATCTTGTAAGGAAAGAGAAGTTGTAATAGGCAGCTGGATGTTTAAGGGATTttctggggaaggtgggggagttTTATGAGCTAAGGGAATTTGCTGAGGAGACGGGgctggattttaattttaattctaattttttattttatttttttttattatttttttttaattttttttcaacgtttatttatttttgggacagagagagacagagcatgaatgggggaggggcagagagagagggagacacagaatcggaaacaggctccaggctccaagccatcagcccagagcctgacgcggggctcgaactcacggagtgcgagatcgtgacctggctgaagtcggacgcctaaccgactgcgccacccaggcgtcccttaattctaattttttaaagtttttatttaaattccagttttgaCATGCTGTGTAatgctagtttcaggtgtacaattaaGTGACATggctgggttttattttattatttacttattcatttctaaagtttattttgagagggagagagagagagagagaaagaatgagcaggggaggggcagagagagagagagagagagagagagagagagagaatttcaagcatgggagcctgacatggggcttgatcctatgaacagtgagatcatgacctgagccgaaatcaagagtcagagcttaaccaactgagccacccagctgccccagggctggattttaaaaagaggaatttaTGTTGGATGTGgactttaatttttgttctaagtctaatttctgttctttaaccTTGTTAAGGCAGTCCCTAAAGGTACTAATTATTCTCCTCTATATCCACTTCATAATTTGGTCTTTCCATAGGTACCTATAACAGTTGTTTAGGATGagaactctttaattttttttcaaatgtagaaGTTTTTCTAATTGAAAGGATTTATTATCTGGCAATGATGAGTAGGATCTTATATTAATCTCAATAGAGACTCAAACCAATAAGACTTTTTATAGCTTAACCATGGACATAAGAGGCATCCCAAAAGAGGGTACAAGCCCTCACAAGATCCAGAGGGTTCACTCCCAAAGTTagcataaaaaagcaaaaacctttGTTGTCACCAGTGGTAAGAATGATGTAGTGAAAATGGTGTCTCCAGTTTCCCATGAAAATGTGAGATGCCTCCAGTCACAGAGTCACTAATCTGTAAAGGTACTACTGGAATGATACTTTTCCAGCACTAACAAGACAACAGTGGTTTAGACAACTGAGGCACCTTATGACAAACTCCTCTGAGACCTAGCAGAGTTGGACAAAGAGAAGGTTGCCTATGACTTCATGTGTTGTATTTCCAAGCCTATTTGGTTGGCTACCAGATGCAAGCCAGTACTTGTACCTTCTGACTGGCAGAGACCAGAGAGAATATTCTCACTGGTCACAAGGCCACACTCTCAGGACAGAACAAGATGAAAGCAAACCTCATCTGGTTTTTACATAAGGGACCCACCGCCAGGTTTGTCTAAACAGATGTCAGTCTGTTCAGAACTGTGAACTCACCAGTCTGGGAAGCATTCAACCCAATGGTTTCCCTCCTTATGACAAATGATagggacaaaagaaaacaatgactgtCCTTGGGAGGAAAGAGAGCAATAGAAAATAGGAGTATTCGTAATAAATCTTTACCAGTCACTATACCCAAGGAACTAGTTTACACAAATATATTCTCCTGCTaaactaaatttagaaaaaaaaaaaaaaaaaggactttcacCACTCTCACTTCCACCAGACCCTGTGAGCAGAGATCCAGGAGACTGATGTGGTAAGAATTCTTAGTTTCTGTAGGCTCTTGTCAGATTCCCAGGATCTCTCAGGTGCCGCAGCCCCAGATTCAGCAATGTGTGGGTAGTGGAGGGCCCCAGGTTGGATGCCAAAACTGTAGAAGTGGAAAAATTTTCCCTTCTtaccttctaggttctttggctggcctaataattaaattaacataAGTAGGATTTAcaggaggaaaacaaatttaatttcttatatatagGAAATCCATATAAATATGAGATTCAAAAAAGTGACCAAAGCAGGCAACTTTTagaactgcaagaaaaaaaattgtgaagaattgacaagacaaagaGGTTTGGGTTTGGGGTCGTAAATTAGTGAAGAAGTAATAAGGTGTTTTATATTGCCTTCTCAACCCTAAATTCATTCCCTATTTCCAGTGATGAGGGTGCCTTCTACTCTTTGGGAATAGACAGGGTACCCTTCATATGGGtgatttatttcctcctttcaggGGCACAAAGGAGGGTTAGAATGTCCTTCTTATATCAACTGTATCTTAAGTAACTTTAACTCAAAGTAATGTGCCAAAGTGACATATTTTGCTCTCCTTCACCTGGTTCCCACTGCTGCCCCAAAGTTCAGCTTCATTCCTTTCCCCACAGCAGTAGAGCAACCGTagcccttctttctctgtcctgccCCTTTTCTGGGTTTTGACAGATGCCAGGCATGCACCCTATTTATCTTCCTGAACAGGGGGTCCTGCAACCCCAGTCTTCACCTcaactctttctctccctcccctaaaAGTTCTCTGACATTCTTGTACCACCCTTCCTTTTAGaccaggagtgtgtgtgtgtgtgtgtgtgtgtgtgtgtttgaaagtcCCATCCCAGCCCGTTATGTGCATGAGTGGCAACTATTACTATCTCCAAAGAATCTGATGTGCCCCCTCCCAGTCTGGGCTCACTGTAGTACCCAGCGCTGCCGAGCGCTCTGTTGGCTTTCCAGGGGGCGCTCGGCCCCTGACCGTGCCTCCCAGAACACCTTGCGGTGGCTCGTGTGGCTCAGAACTCTGTGACGCATCATGCCATCTTTGCCCTTCACGCAGTGGGCATCGGTGTGGTGAGAGaacgtttttctttctttctttttttaaggaaaacaagggagtgagggagaaaagaagtCAAGGACGAGGCCAGGACTTGAAAAGGACTGAAGTAGGGCTGAGTGGGGAGGTGAAGGGTGGACCTTTACTGACGGCGGCAGGGGCGGCAGCGGCTGTGAGGAGGCCGGTTAACTAGGCCGCAGCAGCCATGGCGGTCGACTTTGGGGACCACGCCAGGGGGTTCCGCCACACCGAGGTGATCAGGTTCATCAACGACGAAGTCCTCGTGAACGGCGGTGGGCCGGATTTCTACGCGGCCTTGCGCGCGCGGCCCTGGGACGAGGTAGAGGAGCGGCTTCGGACGGTCCTGGCCGACCCGCAGGTGCCGCGCGCCATGAAGAGGGCCTGTGCGTGGAGCGCGCTCGCCTTGAGCGTGCGCGTGGGAGCCAGGCAGCGGGAGCAGCAGGAGCGCCAGGTCTCGCGGCTGCAGAACCAAGTAGACGAGCGCGAGACGACTACCTGGTCCCTGGCCTCCGAGCTGCAGCGGCTGCGCGGGGAGCGCGAGTCGGCCGTCGCACAGCTGCGCTCCACACAGGCCGCCCTGCGGCAGACTCTGGTCGAGTGTGACGTGCTTCGTGGGCGGCTGCTCCAGGTGGAGAGGGCCTCCCGGGTCGTGCCGCTGGCCTTCGAGAGAGTGCCTGGGCCTCCGGCCGAGCCACTTGGGGCCATAGCATGGCCCCGGAATGCAGATGTGGTGGCCAGGGAGCTGCGCAGCAGGCTGTATTTTCAGGCCCGGGTGCCGGCCCCGGTGGCTGTCCTTTACGTGCCGGGACCCCCGAGTCCCTGGGCTCAGGCCGTACAGCCCGCTCTGCCAGTGCCCGTGCGGTACTTGCTTCCGTTCCGTGCCCCGTTCCCCGTGGGATTCCCCGTCTCGCCACCTCTGCCGCCAGTAGTAGTCATGGATGCAGAAGCTGCAGTAGTTCCACATCAGATGCCTCCTCTGGGGATCGGGCCACCTGGTCCACGTGCTGCAGTGGGCTACCAAGAGGGGATGGTCCCACGGTGGGACCAGAGGAGCTGCAGCCAGGCGGAAGGTCCTGCGATCCTCCAGAGTGCAGTCCCCCTGAGGGACATCAGAAGCCTTAGCCAAGAAGGTCCGCAGAGGCCTCAGGGGATGGTTCCTGTCAGAGATAgctggagccagagccagagccaggaaGAAGATCCAGAGAACACCCAAGAAGTGGTCCCCCTTGGGGATGGCTGGAGCCACAGCCAGCAAGAAGATCCAGAGAGAGCCCAGGGGACGGTTCCTATCGGGGAGAGCAGGGGCCACAACCAGGAGGAAGGTCCAGAGAGGGCCCAGGGGGTGGTTCCTGCTGGGGACAGCTGGAGCCAGAGCCAGGAAGAAGGTCCAGAGTGGGCCAAAGGAATGGCCACCCTTGGGGATGGCTGGAGCCAGAGCCAGGAAGACCGTGCAAAGAGGGCCTGGGAGATGGTTCCCGTCGGGGAGAGCTGGAGCCATAGCCAGCAAGAAGATCAAGAGGTGCTCCGGGGGGTGGTCCCCCTTGGGGAGAGCTGGACCCAGAGTCAGCGAGAAGGTCCAGAGAACCCCCAAGGAATGGTCACCCTTTGGGGTAGCTGGAGACAGAGCCGGGAAGAAGG
This region of Felis catus isolate Fca126 chromosome X, F.catus_Fca126_mat1.0, whole genome shotgun sequence genomic DNA includes:
- the LOC101096959 gene encoding testis-expressed protein 13D, producing MAVDFGDHARGFRHTEVIRFINDEVLVNGGGPDFYAALRARPWDEVEERLRTVLADPQVPRAMKRACAWSALALSVRVGARQREQQERQVSRLQNQVDERETTTWSLASELQRLRGERESAVAQLRSTQAALRQTLVECDVLRGRLLQVERASRVVPLAFERVPGPPAEPLGAIAWPRNADVVARELRSRLYFQARVPAPVAVLYVPGPPSPWAQAVQPALPVPVRYLLPFRAPFPVGFPVSPPLPPVVVMDAEAAVVPHQMPPLGIGPPGPRAAVGYQEGMVPRWDQRSCSQAEGPAILQSAVPLRDIRSLSQEGPQRPQGMVPVRDSWSQSQSQEEDPENTQEVVPLGDGWSHSQQEDPERAQGTVPIGESRGHNQEEGPERAQGVVPAGDSWSQSQEEGPEWAKGMATLGDGWSQSQEDRAKRAWEMVPVGESWSHSQQEDQEVLRGVVPLGESWTQSQREGPENPQGMVTLWGSWRQSREEGPGWAQGMVPVEDSWSHSQEEDREMPQGVVLLRDSWSLSQEDVLERPQGMVSFGDSWSQSRKEGSERPRGVVLLKDNQGQGQEEGPENPQEMVPFGDSWSLSQEEGPAKAQGMVPFAGIWGLSQEEGSGRSQEMFTFGASRMSSWEEDPERPQVMVPLGASRDHSQEEGPKRPQGMAPLVASRSSSHEEDPERPQEMLSLGASGNYSQEEGPRRPQGTGDRRRHSQQESPKRYPPGFRRSHSLEEGLQRPQATPQGDSWSCGVRESPMKQQPQGQKAKQPEGKKALGFLHQEKSASGCGPESWECPWCKAMNFSWRKACCKCKEGCVEVESGGPDPGPTH